The following are from one region of the Ruficoccus sp. ZRK36 genome:
- a CDS encoding pitrilysin family protein, with amino-acid sequence MSQPARNLSPDQALLRDLFRQPVNRRTLPNGLTVVSREDFSAELVSVQLWVKTGSVHEGDWTGAGLSHFLEHMLFKGTPTRGPLDISHEAHAIGGHINAYTTYDRTVYYIDAPVEGAEATFDILADMGLRATLPEEEFTSERDVILREIDMGLDDPDRELFQAFTRTAFREHPYRFPVIGLRPLFEQVTREALYAYYKARYQPGNMVLVVTGALSTERVDELAGQYFAQALPGLSPSPVVAAEPPQLAPRAERLSGDYNIVRGLAGYKIPGLADPAAPALDMLAFILGNGKSSLLWQKLREEKRLVQHIDASCWNPGSQGLLWMSYLCEPGKREEVETEIRRVLAKDLPKAITAESLAKAVRQAVVGEVNGRKTMSGQASRLGVAEVVVGELDYPRLYFTRLSALRVDDLQAATRRYLVEPGLCEVTLEPKPKAANLSKKTSAVRAQPDFTETTLSNGARLLVQSDPTLPKVHLRLAMLGGPGLDPVSAPGACGVLASLMTRDTERRSAAELATEVDRVGGTFGEFIGNNTFGLSAEALPADFSLAASWITDALLALRPTGSSFALEREGQLSSLLEDEDEILDYGRRRLRRRFYGVHPFANDYLGTREGLEALTLAQVETLRSQLVRGPNVVIAVSGAIEEAAVRDRLEPLLAQLSGEPAPLVPALPGVPAEVGDVVEHLPREQAVVLEAYPDAGVRSKDFHTGELLDELLSGMSSRLFETVREKAGLAYYVGAARTPGLDGGLFSLYAGTHPAAVAAVQAEYDKETQRLRSGGVTAEELAACRTRLIVQKRQGLQAIGSRAMQASLNTLYGQPVNSWRDYAERIRAISADELTDFASRTFDPQKRLRLCVQPASAK; translated from the coding sequence ATGAGTCAGCCAGCCCGTAATCTTTCGCCCGACCAGGCGCTTCTCCGCGATCTCTTCCGCCAACCGGTGAACCGCCGCACCTTACCCAACGGGCTCACCGTGGTCTCGCGGGAGGACTTCTCCGCGGAGCTGGTCTCTGTCCAGCTGTGGGTGAAGACCGGCAGCGTCCATGAGGGAGACTGGACCGGCGCCGGTCTGTCTCACTTTCTGGAGCACATGCTTTTCAAGGGGACCCCGACCCGTGGTCCGCTCGACATCAGCCATGAGGCTCACGCTATCGGAGGGCACATCAACGCCTACACGACCTACGACCGAACCGTTTACTATATCGATGCGCCAGTCGAGGGTGCCGAAGCAACTTTTGATATCCTGGCTGACATGGGCCTGCGGGCGACGCTGCCCGAGGAGGAGTTTACCTCCGAGCGTGATGTGATCCTGCGCGAAATCGATATGGGGCTCGACGATCCCGACCGTGAGCTTTTCCAGGCCTTTACCCGCACGGCCTTTCGTGAGCATCCCTATCGCTTCCCGGTCATCGGGCTGCGGCCACTCTTTGAGCAGGTGACCCGCGAAGCCCTCTATGCCTACTACAAGGCCCGCTACCAGCCGGGTAACATGGTGCTGGTGGTGACGGGAGCGCTCTCCACAGAGCGGGTGGACGAGCTGGCGGGGCAATACTTCGCGCAGGCGCTGCCGGGTCTGAGCCCGTCTCCGGTTGTCGCGGCCGAGCCTCCGCAGCTGGCTCCCCGGGCCGAGCGCCTGAGCGGCGACTACAATATCGTGCGCGGTCTGGCCGGGTACAAGATCCCCGGTCTGGCGGACCCGGCGGCCCCGGCGCTGGACATGCTCGCCTTTATCCTCGGTAACGGCAAAAGCTCGCTCCTGTGGCAGAAACTGCGCGAGGAAAAACGCCTCGTCCAGCACATCGACGCCAGCTGTTGGAACCCTGGCTCGCAGGGGCTTCTGTGGATGTCCTACCTCTGCGAACCGGGTAAGCGCGAGGAGGTCGAGACCGAGATCCGCCGTGTGCTGGCCAAGGATTTACCCAAGGCCATTACAGCTGAGTCGCTGGCCAAGGCGGTGCGGCAGGCTGTCGTCGGTGAGGTCAATGGCCGCAAGACCATGTCCGGGCAGGCTTCGCGGCTGGGAGTGGCCGAGGTTGTGGTGGGTGAGCTGGACTACCCGCGCCTGTACTTTACGCGCCTCTCGGCGCTGCGTGTGGATGACCTCCAGGCGGCTACCCGGCGCTATCTGGTGGAGCCGGGCTTGTGTGAAGTCACGTTGGAGCCCAAGCCGAAAGCCGCGAACCTCTCAAAGAAAACCTCGGCGGTGCGCGCGCAGCCGGACTTTACCGAGACGACGTTATCCAACGGCGCCCGCCTCCTCGTGCAGTCGGACCCAACCCTGCCCAAGGTTCATCTGCGTCTGGCGATGTTGGGTGGACCGGGGCTTGACCCGGTCAGTGCTCCCGGTGCCTGCGGGGTGCTAGCCTCGCTGATGACCCGCGATACAGAGCGACGGAGTGCGGCCGAGCTGGCAACCGAAGTCGATCGCGTGGGCGGCACCTTTGGCGAGTTTATCGGTAACAACACTTTTGGCCTTTCTGCGGAGGCGCTCCCGGCTGATTTTTCGCTGGCAGCCTCATGGATAACGGATGCGCTTCTCGCCCTGCGTCCGACCGGTTCCTCCTTCGCACTCGAGCGGGAGGGTCAGCTCTCCTCGCTACTGGAGGATGAGGATGAAATCCTCGACTACGGACGCCGCCGTCTGCGCCGTCGTTTCTACGGGGTACATCCCTTTGCCAATGACTATCTGGGTACCCGCGAGGGACTCGAAGCCCTCACCCTGGCCCAAGTCGAGACGTTGCGCTCTCAGCTCGTGCGTGGTCCGAATGTGGTGATCGCTGTCAGCGGTGCCATTGAGGAGGCGGCGGTCCGCGATAGGTTGGAGCCTCTGCTGGCCCAGCTTTCGGGTGAGCCTGCGCCGCTCGTTCCCGCGCTGCCCGGTGTTCCCGCCGAGGTGGGGGATGTGGTGGAGCATTTGCCGCGCGAGCAGGCTGTCGTGCTGGAGGCTTATCCCGACGCGGGTGTGCGCTCGAAAGATTTTCACACCGGAGAGCTGCTGGACGAGCTGCTCAGCGGGATGTCGAGCCGCCTCTTTGAGACCGTCCGTGAAAAGGCCGGCCTGGCCTACTACGTGGGCGCGGCCCGCACCCCCGGCCTCGATGGCGGGCTGTTCAGCCTCTATGCGGGCACGCACCCGGCAGCTGTCGCCGCGGTGCAGGCCGAGTATGACAAGGAAACGCAGCGGCTGCGCTCGGGCGGCGTCACGGCGGAGGAACTCGCGGCCTGCCGCACGCGGCTCATCGTGCAGAAGCGCCAGGGGCTGCAAGCCATCGGATCGCGGGCCATGCAGGCCTCACTGAATACGCTCTACGGTCAGCCGGTCAACAGCTGGCGTGATTACGCCGAGCGTATCCGTGCGATTTCTGCGGATGAGCTGACGGACTTCGCCAGCCGTACCTTTGACCCGCAGAAGCGTCTGCGCCTCTGTGTGCAACCGGCGTCTGCGAAGTGA
- the msrB gene encoding peptide-methionine (R)-S-oxide reductase MsrB: MTDKSSLRDKLTPVQYAVACEGGTEPPFQNAYWDNHEPGLYVDVISGEPLFASTDKFDSGTGWPSFTKPVDGQEIVEVQDTSHGMVRTEVRSKTGDAHLGHVFPDGPGPEGMRYCINSASLRFIPLGDLEKEGYGEYLKLFPPPPDMAQPKN; the protein is encoded by the coding sequence ATGACCGATAAATCCTCTCTGCGCGACAAACTCACTCCTGTCCAATACGCGGTAGCCTGCGAGGGCGGGACCGAGCCGCCCTTCCAGAACGCCTACTGGGATAACCACGAACCGGGGTTGTACGTCGATGTTATCTCTGGGGAGCCGCTTTTCGCCTCCACGGATAAGTTTGACTCGGGCACGGGCTGGCCGAGCTTTACCAAGCCTGTCGATGGGCAGGAGATCGTCGAGGTGCAGGATACTTCGCACGGGATGGTCCGCACGGAGGTGCGCTCTAAAACCGGGGATGCGCATCTGGGGCACGTCTTCCCCGATGGCCCCGGCCCGGAAGGCATGCGCTACTGCATCAACAGCGCTTCCCTGAGATTCATCCCGCTGGGCGATCTGGAGAAAGAGGGCTACGGCGAATACCTGAAGCTCTTCCCGCCTCCGCCCGACATGGCACAGCCCAAGAACTGA
- a CDS encoding alpha-L-fucosidase, which yields MTPAPDTSAINAFRQARFGMFIHWGLYALPGGRWKGEIMDYIGEWLQARFRIPNAEYARLAERFDPVDFDADAWVRLAAEAGIRYLVFTTKHHDGFAMYHSKVSPFNIVDATPFGRDVLKELAEACARHGVKLGLYYSHALDWEDPDGADPGPDMHSNFGMSWGNDWEYPERKEKDFARYLERKAKPQLKELLTGYGPIFTLWFDCPLVITPEQSAEIRQWVKSFQPDCLINSRIGHGMEDFGSLGDNQRPTGRSEYPLESPVTLNKTWGFKWDDDNWVEPRKIACELATLMDKNVNYLVNVGPQPDGRFPEASVDILQQLAQWRKAEQVTIQGAGPNPFAQDFPWGCCTTTDSGLQLFVTNWQPILNIHGLLSPVRSASVPFTQDGDSLTLTLPQSHSLLPVIHIDCGEPPRVDTRLMPQQGRLDLMPSLADIRHGEPTKLGKGANLLGAAAEKFDVDAPCSLDAGGALMHWHHPGDKLIWRIYVPEGGRYRISVITENQLHSAPWVGGREVAIGFDNQTLKGCLGEDSVLSTEFYASSLSQVGELEISARTEHVISLENLAISTPQEAHMNLVALRLEKIGD from the coding sequence ATGACACCCGCACCCGATACCTCCGCCATTAACGCCTTTCGCCAAGCCCGCTTCGGGATGTTTATCCACTGGGGCCTCTACGCGCTGCCGGGTGGTCGCTGGAAGGGCGAGATCATGGACTACATCGGGGAGTGGCTGCAGGCACGATTCCGCATCCCCAACGCCGAATACGCCCGGCTGGCCGAGCGCTTCGATCCGGTAGACTTCGACGCGGACGCGTGGGTACGCCTCGCCGCCGAGGCTGGCATCCGCTATCTGGTTTTCACGACGAAGCACCACGACGGCTTTGCCATGTACCACAGCAAGGTCAGCCCCTTTAACATCGTGGACGCCACGCCCTTTGGCCGCGATGTGCTAAAGGAACTCGCCGAGGCCTGCGCCCGCCACGGCGTCAAACTCGGCCTGTACTACTCGCACGCGCTGGACTGGGAAGACCCCGACGGGGCCGACCCCGGCCCGGACATGCACTCCAACTTCGGGATGAGCTGGGGCAATGACTGGGAGTATCCCGAGCGCAAGGAAAAGGACTTTGCCCGCTATCTGGAGCGCAAGGCCAAGCCGCAGCTCAAAGAACTGCTCACCGGCTACGGCCCGATCTTCACCCTCTGGTTTGACTGCCCGCTGGTCATCACCCCCGAGCAGTCCGCCGAAATTCGCCAGTGGGTGAAAAGCTTCCAGCCCGATTGCCTGATCAACAGCCGCATCGGACACGGGATGGAGGACTTCGGCAGCCTTGGCGACAATCAGCGCCCCACCGGTCGCTCCGAGTACCCACTGGAGTCACCCGTCACCCTGAACAAAACCTGGGGCTTCAAGTGGGACGACGACAACTGGGTAGAGCCACGCAAGATCGCCTGCGAGCTGGCCACCCTCATGGACAAGAACGTCAACTACCTCGTCAACGTCGGCCCTCAGCCCGATGGACGATTCCCGGAGGCGAGCGTGGACATCCTCCAGCAGCTCGCCCAGTGGCGCAAGGCCGAGCAGGTCACCATCCAGGGTGCTGGCCCCAACCCCTTTGCGCAGGACTTCCCGTGGGGCTGCTGCACCACGACTGACAGTGGCCTGCAGCTGTTCGTCACGAACTGGCAGCCGATCTTAAACATCCACGGGCTTCTCAGCCCCGTGCGTAGTGCCAGCGTGCCCTTTACGCAAGACGGCGACTCCCTCACCCTCACCCTCCCGCAGTCACACAGCCTGCTGCCCGTGATCCATATTGATTGCGGCGAACCACCCCGCGTGGACACACGCCTCATGCCGCAGCAGGGACGCCTCGACCTCATGCCCTCCCTGGCCGACATCCGCCATGGGGAGCCCACCAAGCTGGGCAAAGGCGCTAACCTCCTGGGGGCCGCTGCGGAGAAATTCGATGTCGATGCGCCCTGCTCGCTCGATGCCGGGGGTGCTCTCATGCACTGGCACCACCCCGGCGATAAATTAATCTGGCGCATCTACGTCCCCGAAGGCGGACGCTACCGCATCAGCGTCATAACGGAGAACCAACTGCACAGCGCCCCGTGGGTGGGCGGACGCGAAGTCGCCATCGGCTTTGACAACCAGACGCTGAAGGGCTGTCTCGGGGAAGACTCGGTCCTGAGCACCGAGTTTTACGCCAGCAGTCTCTCACAGGTGGGAGAGCTGGAGATCAGCGCCCGCACCGAGCACGTCATTAGCTTGGAGAACCTCGCGATCAGCACGCCTCAGGAGGCTCACATGAATCTCGTCGCGCTCCGCCTGGAGAAAATCGGAGACTGA
- a CDS encoding Gfo/Idh/MocA family oxidoreductase: MPQIKKTGIGIIGCGNIAQAYFNGAKLFQNLNVVSCADLNMEVAKAKAEENECTAQTVDELLANPDVEMVVNLTIPAVHAKVSLAALEAGKHVYSEKPLAIDLDEAKKVMETAEAKGLMVGCAPDTFLGGGYQTCRKLVDDGWIGKPIAGTAFLMSRGPEGWHPNPAFFYERGAGPMLDMGPYYITALVNLLGPVKRVSAFATKAFDERMATCKEQFGKMLPVSVPTHNAGLLEFHNGAVITLTVSFDVYKHNHGPIEIYGTGGSLKAPDPNTFGGPIELWTPSTKEWTPQSFSHPYLQNSRSIGAADMAASIASGGKRKHRASGALAYHALEVMLSFEKSSLDGKPVDIESRPEQPEALPMYLPEGMI; encoded by the coding sequence ATGCCCCAGATTAAAAAAACCGGTATCGGAATCATCGGCTGCGGGAACATCGCCCAGGCCTACTTCAACGGCGCCAAGCTGTTTCAGAACCTCAACGTCGTCTCCTGTGCAGACCTCAACATGGAGGTCGCCAAGGCCAAGGCCGAGGAAAACGAGTGCACGGCACAGACCGTTGATGAGCTGCTCGCCAACCCGGATGTCGAAATGGTCGTCAACCTGACCATCCCCGCCGTCCACGCCAAAGTCAGCCTTGCCGCCCTCGAAGCCGGCAAGCACGTCTACAGCGAAAAGCCGCTCGCCATCGACTTGGATGAAGCCAAGAAGGTCATGGAAACGGCCGAGGCCAAGGGCCTCATGGTCGGCTGCGCTCCGGACACTTTCCTGGGTGGTGGTTACCAGACCTGCCGCAAGCTCGTCGACGACGGCTGGATCGGCAAGCCCATCGCCGGTACGGCGTTCCTCATGAGCCGCGGCCCCGAAGGCTGGCACCCGAACCCCGCCTTCTTCTACGAGCGCGGCGCAGGCCCCATGCTCGACATGGGCCCCTACTACATCACCGCTCTGGTCAACCTGCTCGGCCCGGTCAAGCGCGTCAGCGCCTTCGCCACCAAGGCCTTTGACGAGCGCATGGCCACCTGCAAGGAGCAGTTCGGCAAGATGCTGCCGGTCAGCGTCCCCACGCACAATGCCGGCCTGCTGGAGTTCCACAACGGTGCCGTCATCACGCTGACCGTGTCCTTCGACGTGTATAAGCACAACCACGGCCCGATCGAAATCTACGGCACCGGCGGCTCCCTCAAGGCTCCGGACCCGAACACCTTCGGCGGCCCGATCGAGCTGTGGACCCCCTCCACCAAGGAGTGGACCCCGCAGTCCTTCAGCCACCCGTACCTGCAGAACTCGCGCAGCATCGGTGCTGCCGACATGGCTGCCTCCATCGCCTCCGGCGGCAAGCGCAAGCACCGCGCCAGCGGTGCCCTCGCCTACCACGCCCTGGAGGTCATGCTCTCCTTCGAGAAGTCCTCGCTGGACGGCAAGCCGGTCGATATCGAGTCCCGCCCCGAGCAGCCCGAAGCCCTGCCGATGTATCTGCCCGAAGGCATGATCTAA
- a CDS encoding arylsulfatase: MNSDPAKKPNVILIMTDDQGYGDLACTGNPWINTPNIDRLHGDSYRLTDFHVAPLCTPTRGGMMTGRYPARNGAWATAWGRSILRADQVLMPEVFRASGYATGLFGKWHLGDSYPYRPQDRGFEKVVAHRGGGVGQVPDFWGNSYFDDTYFHNGDPVEHNGYCTDVWFDEAMAYIRENKDADRPFFCYLATNAPHDPYRVADRYAAPYRGNPEIANPEFYGMITNIDENVGRLEGMLQETGLAENTVLIFMTDNGTSGGMQMDEDEFCVSGYNAGMRGRKASVYEGGHRVPFFIRWPQGGMQGGVDIPSPANYIDLLPTFIELFGLEPPADTAFDGQSFRAQLSPDAPAPEERNIFVNFRQNTEPPRKWDTSMMRGPWRLVKGRELYHIGEDPGQRKDVAAEHPELAAQMLADYEAYWAEVEEGLKVFCPLYLGCPEENPVRLDAMDVMGDMVWRQENIIRAQTCSGRWNVKVVADGKYRFKLQRWPEELDLSIDAPVANDDRAPCEIIAPSAAKIRLGDVEATVPVKSGEVFAEITAELKAGEDVLEAYFLDEAGQLLQGAYYVYIERL; the protein is encoded by the coding sequence ATGAATTCCGACCCCGCGAAGAAACCTAATGTGATCCTGATCATGACGGATGACCAGGGCTACGGTGACCTGGCCTGCACCGGTAACCCGTGGATCAACACGCCCAATATCGACCGCCTCCATGGAGACAGCTACCGGCTGACGGACTTCCACGTCGCTCCGCTGTGTACGCCGACCCGCGGCGGGATGATGACCGGGCGCTATCCGGCCCGCAACGGAGCCTGGGCCACCGCCTGGGGCCGCTCCATCCTGCGTGCCGATCAGGTGCTGATGCCCGAGGTCTTCCGTGCCAGTGGTTATGCGACGGGCCTCTTCGGTAAGTGGCACCTCGGGGACAGCTACCCGTACCGCCCGCAGGACCGGGGCTTTGAAAAGGTCGTGGCGCACAGGGGTGGCGGCGTCGGCCAGGTGCCGGACTTTTGGGGTAACAGCTACTTCGACGACACGTATTTCCACAACGGCGATCCGGTCGAGCACAACGGCTACTGTACGGACGTGTGGTTTGACGAGGCGATGGCCTACATCCGCGAAAACAAGGATGCGGACCGTCCCTTCTTCTGCTACCTGGCGACGAACGCCCCGCACGATCCCTACCGGGTAGCTGACCGCTATGCCGCTCCCTACCGGGGTAACCCCGAGATCGCCAACCCGGAGTTCTACGGGATGATCACGAACATCGACGAGAATGTCGGTCGCCTGGAGGGAATGCTGCAGGAAACTGGCTTGGCTGAAAATACGGTGCTCATTTTCATGACCGACAACGGTACCTCCGGCGGCATGCAGATGGACGAAGACGAGTTCTGTGTCAGCGGCTACAACGCCGGTATGCGCGGCAGAAAGGCCTCGGTCTACGAGGGCGGGCACCGTGTGCCGTTCTTCATCCGCTGGCCTCAGGGCGGCATGCAGGGTGGGGTGGATATTCCCTCGCCCGCCAACTATATCGACCTCTTGCCGACCTTCATCGAGCTGTTTGGACTGGAGCCGCCAGCCGATACCGCCTTCGACGGCCAGTCCTTCCGCGCACAGCTCAGCCCGGACGCTCCGGCCCCTGAGGAGCGCAACATCTTCGTCAACTTTCGCCAGAATACCGAGCCGCCCCGCAAGTGGGACACCTCGATGATGCGCGGCCCCTGGCGTCTGGTTAAGGGCCGGGAGCTGTACCATATCGGCGAGGACCCCGGTCAGCGCAAAGATGTGGCCGCCGAGCATCCCGAGCTGGCCGCGCAGATGCTGGCGGACTACGAGGCCTACTGGGCCGAGGTCGAGGAGGGGCTGAAGGTCTTTTGCCCCCTGTATCTGGGGTGCCCGGAGGAGAACCCGGTGCGGCTGGATGCCATGGATGTGATGGGCGATATGGTCTGGCGGCAGGAGAACATCATCCGCGCGCAGACCTGCTCGGGCCGCTGGAACGTCAAGGTCGTGGCCGACGGCAAGTACCGCTTCAAGCTCCAGCGTTGGCCGGAAGAGCTCGACCTGTCCATCGACGCTCCGGTCGCCAACGATGACCGCGCGCCCTGCGAGATCATCGCCCCCTCGGCGGCAAAGATCCGTCTCGGCGATGTCGAGGCTACCGTCCCCGTCAAATCCGGTGAGGTCTTTGCCGAGATCACTGCTGAGCTGAAAGCCGGTGAGGATGTGCTGGAGGCGTACTTCCTCGACGAGGCTGGTCAACTCCTGCAGGGCGCTTACTACGTCTATATCGAGCGGCTTTAG
- a CDS encoding LacI family DNA-binding transcriptional regulator: MEKKRVTQLDVAKVAGVHRGTVSLALKHHPSIPQKTRDRIIKIAEELGYQPDPLLSALAAYRTHSRQQRSFKGTLAWLLIQDPDKPMGWKHSPIYSQYYAGAKARASQYGYTLEEFETPKSKSSLKHIASVFRARNISGVLMCPQARPNAAVDFEWDDFSFVTFGYTLSQPALHTVSATQYRATVQLIKKMQAYGYRRIGLVFDHTHSERTDNNYLAGYLAAQYSSKEKPIVFDNYRVEDSKFLKMLHSKDRPDAIVSGNESLHEYLKKNGIRVPEDIGVACPVLSKKDGDMSGIFEDSFHIGEVAVDKLTNMIMRSERGIPEQVQRTLIEGKWIEGKTLPDKNKKASRKPRKRAASKTPKA; the protein is encoded by the coding sequence ATGGAAAAGAAACGCGTCACTCAACTGGATGTGGCCAAGGTGGCCGGCGTCCATCGGGGGACGGTTTCGCTCGCCCTGAAGCACCACCCCAGCATCCCGCAGAAAACACGGGATCGCATAATAAAAATTGCCGAGGAGCTCGGCTACCAGCCCGACCCGCTGCTCTCCGCCCTCGCCGCCTACCGGACGCACTCCAGGCAGCAGCGCTCGTTTAAGGGGACCCTGGCCTGGCTCTTGATCCAGGACCCCGACAAGCCCATGGGCTGGAAGCACTCCCCCATCTACTCCCAATACTACGCAGGTGCCAAAGCACGGGCCAGCCAGTACGGCTACACACTGGAGGAATTCGAAACCCCCAAGAGTAAAAGCAGCCTGAAACATATCGCCTCCGTCTTTCGGGCCCGGAACATCTCGGGCGTGCTCATGTGCCCGCAGGCTCGCCCAAACGCGGCCGTGGACTTCGAGTGGGACGATTTCTCGTTCGTCACTTTCGGCTACACACTCAGCCAGCCAGCCCTGCACACCGTGTCAGCCACTCAGTACCGGGCCACTGTCCAGCTCATCAAAAAGATGCAGGCCTATGGCTACCGCCGCATCGGGCTGGTTTTCGATCACACCCACAGCGAACGCACCGACAACAACTACCTGGCCGGATACCTCGCAGCCCAGTATTCCAGTAAAGAAAAGCCGATTGTCTTTGATAACTACCGGGTGGAAGACTCGAAATTCCTGAAAATGCTACACAGCAAAGACCGCCCGGATGCCATCGTGTCAGGTAACGAGTCGTTGCATGAGTATTTGAAGAAAAATGGCATCCGCGTCCCCGAAGACATCGGCGTAGCCTGCCCGGTCCTAAGCAAAAAAGACGGCGATATGTCCGGCATCTTTGAGGACTCCTTTCACATCGGCGAGGTCGCCGTGGATAAACTGACGAACATGATCATGCGCAGCGAGCGGGGCATCCCCGAGCAGGTGCAGCGCACCCTCATCGAGGGTAAGTGGATCGAAGGAAAAACGCTCCCCGACAAAAACAAAAAAGCCTCGCGCAAGCCGCGAAAACGCGCCGCGAGCAAGACCCCAAAAGCCTGA